The Patescibacteria group bacterium genome segment AATCGGCAATGTCCATGTCAATATCGGGAGCAGAAGGTCGTTCGGGATTGAGAAATCTCTCGAAGGGCAATTTATATTCAATGGGATTTACGGTACTAATGTAGGCGAGGTAGGAAACCATCGATCCAGCGGCCGAACCTCTCGTGGTACTAAAAATTTTCTCACTTCTGGCGTGACGAAGAAGGTCAGACACCACTAAAAAATATGGAGAGTAGCCTTTATCGCGAATGATTTTCAATTCATACTCAACACGATCAGTTACTTCTTTTGTCGCTTCAATGCTTCGAGTTTTGATACCGTCGTACACTAACGCCTTCAACTCCTCATCAAGAGTTCTTCCGGAGGCAACTTTGTAGTCGGGGAAAACCCATTTGCCGAGCTCGATTTCCAGGTTGCACATATCAGCAATCTTGGCGTTGTTTTCAAGGGCTTCGGGCAACTTTTTAAAAAATTTTTGCGCGTCCTTGTCAGATATGAAAGAAAAATCGCCGGTGTTTTCAGCTTGACCGGCCCGCTCGCTCAATTCAGCGTTGCTGTTTACAAGGGTTAATGTATTCCGCGCTGTCTTGTCTTTTTCAGAAAGGTAGTAGACATCGTGGCAGGCTACAATATTCGTTTGAGTTTGTTTGGCAAAATCGATCAACATTTCCATTCTCTTGTCGTGTCCTTCAACCTCGGGGAAATGAGTGATTTCCAAAAAGAAATTATCGTTGCCATACATTTTTTTATACCAGTCAGCAATTTTTGTGGCGTTTTCAATATCGCCAGACTTAAGCGCCTCCAAAATTTGACTATTAAATGATGGCGCGATTGCCACTAAACCTTCAGAATATTTTTCGATAAGTTCTGCGTCGATTCTCGGCTTGTAATAGAAGCCGTCAAAATGCGATTCGGTTACCAGTTTAATTAAATTTTTGTAACCAATAAGATTTTTGGCAAGCAAAACCAATCGTGTGCGTCTATTGTCGACACCGGCTTGTTTGTCTTGTCGCTTTCGAGCCGCGACATAGGCGTCAATGCCGATGATTGGTTTGATGCCCTGAGCTTTACATTCTTTGTAAAATTCAATGGCACCGTACATGTTACCGTTGTCAGTAAGAGCCAGAGACGTCATTTCAGACTTTTTTGCAGCCGCAACGAGCTCGTCAATCTTTGGAAGTGCAGACAGTAAGCTGTAGTGACTATGGACGTGTAAATGTGTAAACTTTGTCATGCAGAGTGATTATACTATATGAGTAAGCCGCGACAATCTAAAATTAAATTTCTAATTGGAATTGATGAAGTGGGAAGGGGACCAATTGCTGGGCCGGTTGCGGTCGGAGCTTTTTGTGTCCCGGTAAAATTTCAAGACGAATTATTGAAATTTTTCCCTAAAAATCAAATTCGCGATTCCAAAAAATTGAAACCGCTTGTCCGCGAGGAAATCTACGAAAGACTGAGCCTTGCCAAAAAGAGTGGACAAATAGAATTTACCGTTATTTTTTCCAGTTCAAAAATTATCGATACGCGTGGTCTTTCTTTTGCTATTAAAAACGCTCTTGCTCAGACGCTTTCCATAATTGGTAAAAAAGCTCATGAGTGCCAAATTTTCCTCGACGGTAGTCTTAAAGCGCCGATTGAGTTCGTAAATCAAAAGACGATTATTAAAGGTGACGAAAAGGAGGCAGTGATTGCGCTCGCTTCAATTGTCGCCAAGGTCACCCGCGATCGGGCTATGAAGGTTTTAGCAAAGAAGTACCCGCACTATGGATTTGAAATTCACAAGGGCTACGGTACAGCGATGCATTACAAGAACCTTAAAAAGCGCGGGATGTCTCCAATTCACCGGCGCTCGTTTTTGAAAAATTTCGCGGGTTAACTCGCTCATTTTCTGTGGATAACACCCGCTATTGACACTTATTTAAATCTGTGATAACTTCCTCCTCAGCGATCTTTGAGTAACTTAGGCGCGTAGCCTGGCTTATTGTCGCACCAATTCATCAGAGGGAATCAATTGATCCCGAAAGGAATTCGTGGAAACTGAAAAAAAAGTTACATCGCACGCAATCGGAACGATTTTCGTTAAGGTTCGTGCTGACGGTGAGGTTGAGGCTGCCGCGATGCATTACACAAAACGTGAGAAGAGAACCAAGCAACTCCGTACGACCTTGAGGCTCCCGATGGGTAAAGGGAAGAAGGTAGAGAGGGAATCTCTAACCGAGACTCAGGTCCGTGAGGCGGTTCAGGAATGCGCAAAAATACCTGCTGACTTTGATTATGAGTTCGAGTTCCGCGGTCTCGTGTATTATGCCGTGGTGCCTGACGATGACAACGGCGACAGCGAACTGCATCTGAAAGCCTTTATGGTTGCGCGGCTGAAAAAGGGTGAGTTGCGGGATTACCAGGCCAACGAACAGGAGTACGATCCTGACACCGGTAAACCTATCCCTGACGAGGTTGAAATTCTTGGGCCTTTGAAGTGGTACGAGATTCGCGAGGTTCTCAACGAAATGGCAAGACAGGGAAACGGCCTGTATGTTCACACTACTGCTGTTCTTGCTACACTCGTTGCTCTTGCGGGAAAGTACCCGAAGGTTGAAGCTCGTTACGGTGGCATCGTTAATCGGCCTGACGTGCAGCAGCGAGTCGCCATTTCAGCAAATTACAGGGACGAGGTCAAAGCCTACGTCGGCTCGCTCCAGGCCACTTGAGAGTTTCGTTTTTTTCACACCGCTCCGGTATCCTGGGCGGTTTTTTCTTGTAATGTTGCCCCGCCCGCAGCGGGCGGGGCAACATTCTGGGAGATTGCAAATTTTCTAATAAGTGTTAAGCTTTCAAACCATGGTAGTACGAATGCGCGCCAATCGGTCTCATAGGGATAATCGACGAAGTCACTTCGCGTTAGGTGAACCTCGATTTTCAACGTGTAAAGATTGCGGAGCATCGCATTTGCGACATCGAGTGTGTACCACCTGTGGTAAGTACAAAGGCATGCAAGTGCTCAACGTACATGCCAAAGTAGAGAAGAAAGCGAAGAAGTTGAAAGAGAAAGCGGCAGTAAAATAAGCACGAAATTTTAAGCACGAAATCCGAAAGAATATCTAAATTAGAATTTAAAAATTTTAATTTGGGATTTGTTTCGAGTTTCGAATTTGAGATTTCGGATTTG includes the following:
- the rpmF gene encoding 50S ribosomal protein L32, giving the protein MVVRMRANRSHRDNRRSHFALGEPRFSTCKDCGASHLRHRVCTTCGKYKGMQVLNVHAKVEKKAKKLKEKAAVK
- a CDS encoding ribonuclease HII: MSKPRQSKIKFLIGIDEVGRGPIAGPVAVGAFCVPVKFQDELLKFFPKNQIRDSKKLKPLVREEIYERLSLAKKSGQIEFTVIFSSSKIIDTRGLSFAIKNALAQTLSIIGKKAHECQIFLDGSLKAPIEFVNQKTIIKGDEKEAVIALASIVAKVTRDRAMKVLAKKYPHYGFEIHKGYGTAMHYKNLKKRGMSPIHRRSFLKNFAG